From a region of the Ornithodoros turicata isolate Travis unplaced genomic scaffold, ASM3712646v1 ctg00001048.1, whole genome shotgun sequence genome:
- the LOC135376165 gene encoding uncharacterized protein LOC135376165: MDPAEWPLDNVLVHETDYELRHNHMKRQHALHVTMGPVEAVLDINRYSSLDRLLEVTAYVQRFARNCLNPQDRKTGPLTPNELQEARVYWIRRVQEDSYNEGRGHVPPALKDLQFFVDNQGIIRAKGRLQHLQTSEQVKHPIILPADHHFTALVIQKAHTRVLHGGVQSTLAELREEYWVQRGRQSVKRIIRKCAICARFRARRVVVPTASLPSFRIEANQPFTVVGVDFAGPLYGKKTNDKFYIVLFTCASTRAIHLEVTSATTAEAFLMSFRRFVSRRGLPTTVYSDNALSFKKADKDLRILWKATTDSDVCGYVTRHKITWRYIPPGAPWWGGWWERLIRTVKNTLRKVLGKACLQFEELRTLMIEVESVLNSRPITYVGNDPDEFDALTPSHFLLGKRSIALPPSVTSSNNDCSTTRKDEFTRRLRYREKVMNDFWQRWKRDYLLQLRSAHHFSSSFTTKLAVGDVVLIESKLPRNMWNLGRVVKTFPGQDGTVRLCVVKHTNGKFVTTAAQRLFHLEV; encoded by the coding sequence ATGGATCCTGCAGAGTGGCCACTCGACAACGTTTTAGTCCACGAAACAGATTACGAACTACGGCACAACCACATGAAGAGACAGCACGCTCTTCACGTGACAATGGGACCCGTGGAGGCTGTTCTCGACATCAACAGATACAGTTCGTTGGACCGTCTATTAGAAGTAACAGCCTATGTCCAGCGGTTTGCCAGGAATTGCTTGAACCCTCAAGACAGAAAAACTGGCCCATTGACTCCTAATGAGCTACAGGAGGCGAGGGTTTACTGGATTCGTAGGGTTCAAGAAGATTCGTACAATGAAGGTCGTGGTCATGTGCCTCCCGCGTTGAAGGACCTTCAGTTTTTTGTGGATAACCAAGGCATCATTAGAGCCAAAGGACGCCTTCAACATCTCCAAACGTCTGAACAAGTGAAGCATCCAATCATCCTGCCGGCCGATCATCATTTTACGGCTCTGGTGATACAGAAGGCCCATACTCGAGTACTTCATGGAGGCGTTCAGAGCACTCTCGCGGAACTCCGAGAAGAATATTGGGTTCAGCGGGGTCGGCAATCAGTGAAGCGAATTATCAGAAAATGTGCCATCTGCGCAAGGTTCAGAGCTCGCCGTGTCGTCGTGCCTACGGCCTCCCTTCCGAGTTTTAGGATAGAAGCGAATCAACCTTTCACAGTGGTCGGCGTCGACTTTGCTGGCCCGCTATACGGAAAGAAAACTAACGATAAGTTCTACATAGTCCTGTTCACGTGTGCTTCTACTCGCGCCATTCATCTGGAGGTTACGTCGGCGACAACCGCTGAAGCGTTCCTGATGAGCTTTCGCAGATTCGTTTCCAGAAGAGGACTACCGACAACCGTTTATTCCGACAATGCTCTGAGtttcaagaaggccgacaaagATCTTCGCATTCTATGGAAAGCGACAACAGACTCAGATGTCTGCGGGTACGTCACGCGTCACAAAATCACATGGAGATACATCCCCCCTGGAGCTCCCTGGTGGGGAGGATGGTGGGAGAGGTTGATCCGGACCGTGAAGAATACACTTCGAAAAGTTCTTGGGAAAGCTTGCCTACAGTTCGAAGAGCTGCGAACGTTGATGATAGAAGTAGAGTCGGTTTTAAATTCTCGTCCCATCACCTACGTAGGAAACGACCCAGACGAGTTTGATGCTCTGACACCGTCTCACTTTCTTTTGGGCAAAAGAAGTATTGCGCTACCTCCATCGGTCACCTCATCGAACAATGACTGCTCGACCACAAGAAAGGACGAGTTTACGCGTCGGTTGAGATACCGAGAAAAGGTCATGAATGATTTTTGGCAACGCTGGAAGCGAGACTATTTATTGCAACTACGATCAGCTCATCACTTTTCCTCATCCTTTACGACGAAGTTAGCGGTGGGCGATGTTGTCCTCATCGAGAGCAAGTTGCCACGGAACATGTGGAACTTAGGAAGGGTGGTGAAGACGTTCCCTGGGCAAGACGGCACTGTGCGATTATGTGTCGTCAAACACACTAACGGCAAGTTCGTCACGACTGCTGCTCAACGCCTATTTCATCTGGAAGTTTAG